In the Arachis hypogaea cultivar Tifrunner chromosome 20, arahy.Tifrunner.gnm2.J5K5, whole genome shotgun sequence genome, TGCATATTTTGGGAttacaaactcatattaaattcagagacaaatttttttgaaaatatatgtaaTTTTCTCATATATAAATGGAAGTGAGAGATTGAAAAAAGGTAAAATGCATCGAAAGCAAACCTGATAGGCTAAAGATGGCATTAGACAAAGCTAAAGCTGTATTGAGGCCCTTAGTTCCTCCTGTAATATCATCACCTAGCAGCAACTTTGAGAACTTTTCTCTCATGGCTTCCACATCCGAACACTGCATAGCATAAGCAGGCTTCTCTTTGACATAAAAATGTTGAGGACTCTGAGAGAGTTCCCATTCTTCCGATCCTTGTTCGTCATCCCTTTTCATTTTCAAACATTGTGAAGAGAATGATCTGAAAGTATCTTTACTGGATGAACAACTGAAGTCATCGTCATTGAATGAATCGGTTATACATCCATCTCCTCTGCTAGTTCTGCTTTCATCTTCAGAAGATTGGTTGTCATGAATGCAACTCTCAAGGCCATCATATGTCATAATCCCTGAAACATTCCAGTGTTAAAAGTTGTCAAACAATTAATTGGGTGGTTTGCTGGTTGTTGCTATTTTTAACAAAAGCTACTCAGCAGCATTTTACAAAGTTATTATCAAGCTTCTTAAAAGCACGAGCTCATAAGGAGTCAGAGTTATACCAAGGTCATTATATTCAACATCAATAATTATTTAGCAGGTCAAACATCTCTGCTGGACGATTTAGAAAACATTGACAAGGGACAAGAAATATAGAACATGTGTTAGTTATCCTGTCCTCTTCAGTCTTAAATGTTGAGAAATTGTTTATCTAAAGACATGTGAAGTAATAAAACTATAACACAAACATAAGCGGTTGGTTATAGTTAATACTTAAATATGTTTAGACAAAATAATCTTAGTACACAATTGTTGTATGAAATGCTTCCACGAAGACATGCCACACAATAAGGCACTCAGGTTCAAAATCACACAAGAGAGCATTAGTCAAGTTTGTCACATGCAACTAGATTTGAAGAGATTGGACGCTAATCCTTTTTATCAATTCGTGGTTAactttttgaataaaataaaatagcacTATGAGAACTTTTCATTTtaggaaaaaaggaaaaacataTTAAATGTTCCAACATtactaaaagttttaattttattctcaaaCTCAAAGTATAAAATCTTTTGGTGTTGcccaatatttttaaattaaatgttcCAACATTTaccaaaagttttaatttaatttattgattaatcaGGAAGTAATTACTAATTACCCGTATTTATTTAGAAGTGATTTTATCTATTTCTGCAATATTATACTTTATTAAAATCTATGTATTAATTTGGAACTACATGTAGCTCTTGAAAGGTAGGGAAGAAAGAGGTACAATCCACAATCTCCATCCCAATCCAAATCCGAAGATACAGTACAGTGTATGCAtagttttcaatttttgaaaGTCCTCAATTGAATTTGTATTTGCCTGTGGCAGGGGGAGTTGCAGAGGAAGTAAGTAGGCACAACCCAATTAAATAAATGTACATTTGACCCAGAGACCAAGCTAGTAACTAGTAAGTGGGGTACACACACTACACCCTTCATTCGCTTCATTCATTGTACGCTGTATACTTCTAAAATTTGCATCTATAGATGCACCTAATCAATTGACGTGCAACATCATGAATCTTTGAAAATCTTAGGCGCTTATAGGTCACTTAGGACctgtttaaaaagttttaaaagtaatttttttgaacttttgatttatgaaaagtaatagtattaatgtttcgtacaatttttaaaattaaattgcagctttttaaaaagttatttaataatttacagagaagttaaaaaaaattacttctctcataatactattactttttatcacatttctataaaataagcacttttagaactaaaaatccaaatacaaaataacttatttataagttacttttaatatagtcatttattatttaagctaTTTAAGCTATTTATAAGTTGTTTCCTCAAACTGGGCTCTTTTTGACaaaatagcttaaacaataaatgattatattaaaagtagcttataaaaaagttattttgtgtttggatttttagctttaaaaatacttattttatagaaatgtgataaaaagtaatagtattatgagagaagtcatttttttaacttctctataagctcctaaatagcttcttaaaaagctgcaatttagttttaaaaattgtaccaaacattaatactactacttttcataagttaaaagttcAAAAAAACTACTTTTGAAGCTTTCCAAACGGGCTAATACTCTCGTATTAAACTGACACTAagtagtcatttatttatttatttattttacgtgGGAACTTAGTATAGTATCAGGTAGTGACAGTGATATATAAACTCTTTCAGTGAAATTTTCTACTATAACCATTCAAATTTTTAGGAGAGatttcatatatttatttttgagaaatCATACTAGAAATTTTCTActataactttttatattttttcttaatacTAGAAAAGAAAGATGTACGTGTATATGCAACATTTATCGTCCCTTGATTTAATTTGGATTGTCCCGCCCTGATGATATGGTTATATTAAcgataaacatttttttttttgaataataataatattttattaagagGAGTATGGGAACTTACTGGCTTGGTGGTCACGATCAAAATCAGTGCTAATTTTGGGTGTCCTGGTGCAGCAAGCTAGTCTTTTCTTCATCACTAACATCCTTTTCCTCCTTCAAAGAAACGACACTGTTGCTTCAAAGAAACTGTTGCAAATATATGTTATCCAAATAAATTTATTTCCAACAATTAATTGTATCCTCATATCAAATATCTTtgtctaattaataattattaagaaaACAGCTTTTAGCTCAAGCACCGATCCAATACAAAAGATACACATACAATTAGAGACATTAATCAATTCAAATCTAAGGCTACGCAAAATGTTTGGTTTGATCATGCATTCATGTGAGAATATTATATTTCTACGtaactttattattataaatCATATTAATCTTCATCATCAAGTACACGGATGTCACGTGTTATGTTAAGAagggattaattaattaattatgcaaTAGGCAAAGTTAGGGGAAAAGAATACgggaaagtaaaatagaaaaagcagTGTGTTTGAGCGGAAAAAAGGCACTACTTATGGAAACCTTTTGAAGGTAGTAATCAAGATGAGGTCAAAAAAGCCAAGAAAACAGGGATCTGCACCATCCATGTGCCCATCCCAGATTTACACGTTACAATTACACCTTTTCCTTCTGGAAAAGTCTAAGGCgaacaactttgttaaattctggctagcagtatgtaaccagcaaaaaaagtgagccattagatgaaatctcacaccaatcttatactattaaaattatcattgatgactatttaatggctacaaatcacaaaagttactggTCTCATAGCATTCctctttccttcttcattttctttttataataatatttttttattcaaaatcaaaATGTTTCAACggatactaaaaaattaaatcaaaagaaaatggagAAGCTCAGCGAAGATGGAGCTGAAGTTATAGTAGAACACTTGGAGAGATAAATAAAGAAGCGTAAAACGTAACAAGCATTAAGAAAATTTTATACCTGAGCACACCAAAATTATTGTTCAAACTTCACTACTTCTTCAATGGCGTTTTTAATTTTCTGAAGGTGCTTTGTTTCAAGTTTCTATACGAGCTTATCGAGGATagaggaatgaagaatgaaaacGAGATTGAATTGAATTCAAGAAGAAATGCAGTAATGGAGCGATGTGAGTTTGCATTTAATAGTGAGAGAAACAACAAGAGCAGCATATCAAGCATTCAAAGTTGATGTGATGTGATGTGAACGTGATGCCACCCAATGCATTCTTCTCAAATAAATCTTTATCGTCAAAGTTTCTACGGTCACGATTGTAGGAACACCGACCGCGAGAAATCGGGCTCAAGTGGGCCCATTTTACGTTTGGGTCCAAAGTGGGCCCTATTCATGAGGGGGCTCAACGATAGCGCCGTCATTACCATTCCATGTATGATGTGTCTACATCTTAAGCTATGTTGCCACATATTCTCATTTCCTTGGCCCAAACAATTCAATTCTTAACGTTtacattttataattttatttttagtggcCTACACTACAAAATCAAGGGGTAGGTTTGTCTTTaactttcttattttaaaaagaaagttaagaatttgaatttgaaaaagggCGTTATCGCAATAAATATTTATATCTCACTTTTGTTAGGTTATTAATGTTTTGTTATACACTTATACTTGAATTTCAATTAtgcttttttcataaataaaataagtgaAGATATAGCTATAGATATTTCAATAATAATGATTTTactcttcaaaaataaaaagtcacAGATagcaataaaatattaaaacaaaaatgttagaggatgaataaaatttattattttgtgctATCATTTagtcatcaatatttaaaagtgtaGATTAAAAGTAGGTTCAGACTAAAAGAATTAAATTGATGATTAAAAAtgctgataaaaaataataaaatttgttgtcTCTTGAATCTTgagcttttttattttaaaaatataagatatgaTACGTTTTATGATATACTTTTGATAcatgcttcaaatgttcgtgatataaAGAATTTAAGTATTATTTAgtagttattagtttatatttttaagtattagaatattatatttaattttatatattttgattttatttatttaattactagattagattttattttaatgagtttaagatttcttttattttaatctaataagatgttataaatacattttaaattattattatagccGTCATTGAGTGATTAGAGGTGTGAAAATCCCCCTTTTTAATTTCGTGATAAAATCATAGTGTAGATAAGTGAAATTGAGTGAGTGATTGAGTCTCTCTTATTATATCAAAAAAATAGGTAGAATGTTTAATGAGTCCTTTTGATTCAGTTATGAACTAGATGTGAATAAGTTAAGTTTAGTGAGTTTCTATCTTATTgtatcaaaaaattaaataaaaaaataaaataattctctttgtatttaattttaaactttttttattttaatttatcttttctttttcaatttcagtAATTATCTTTTTGTTTATCCCTTATTTCATAAcaacttttattttttcattttttttaatatataatacaaGCTTGAAAGTTGAAAtattaaaatactaatatattagAGATATCCAAAAAGAGGGAAATGAATTAAAAACAATATAGGTGTTACCATTAAACTTAACAACAAAGGTATTGCCAAATACCTAATACTTACCCTACAATATGCTCGAGAGAGCAAAGCTTCACTAGAAAGTTTCCAAAAAGAAGCAAAAGGTGCAAATCATTGACACTTTTTCAACGTTGAAGAAAGGATTTGGATTTTACTTGTCTTTTCCTTACGGATGAATCTTTCACTATTAACTCTCAATTTGAATTTCGTAATATTTTCCCTCTTCTTTGTTTGCttacttttttttatcaaagataggagactcgaacccgcaacctcttaattgagtatggaaataCTATATCATTTGAGCTGTAACTCATTGACCCTTGTTTGCTTACTTGGGTGtaagttgaaaacaaaattagtGATAATAAAGTTTGCCAgctaaaattaactataaaataaattaaataaataaaagatgaacttattttgtaatttctgcaaAATAATATATCAAACTTTCTCACTTTTaagtacaacaaaaaaaaaatttcttttctgttttcactCTATTTTATTGTTAGTCGACCACCCAAAttagttaaaatataaaaataaaaggagaagGGTTTCATGCCGGAAATATATTATGAAACACTGAGACATGTTTGCTGAGTTACACATGAAGAAATATTAAGACATGACAATCTACTTGAAAAGCAAAGAATCTAAGAATAGATACTGAATTTTATTAGCTGAAATAATATCTACATAggcaagaaaaataagaatatgTAAGTTGAATTATGAAAGAAGGAGGAGAATAAGAAGAGATTCATTTTGATTTTGAGGTGCACCTATTTGGAATATAGCTGCCATTCAAAGGATGGAACTTGAGTTGACAGTTCAAGCGGCACAAGAACTTAACAGATCCTACAGGCCCTATCCTCCACCGAGTCCTTGCATTTCCCTTGAAATCGAAGGCAATCTCATTCTTCTTCCAAGAATCATCCACTTTCTCCATTTGATCAGGAGTCAAAGGAATGGAAGAAGACTGAATAACATAGTTAAGATCCTTAGTACTATTCTTAGGAACCTCCAAAGAATCCGCAACGAGCACGGCTATGCCTTGGCCTTGGAAGCTGATGTTGAAGCTTATGTCAGAGAAAGTAGCATGAGCCTTGGCATTGCCATTGTGAGCCCTCACAATGACTGTGAGCTGTGTCTGGAGGAGGCCGGCGTAGTCGTTCCGGAGAAGGTCTAAATGAGCATTGGTGATGCTGATCACAGGTACTCTTGGATGGATGACCAAGTATGCAATGAAAACTACTATCCCTGCAATCACAACTGCTATGGCTATGATGGTGCATAGGATCGCTGCTAGCCAGATCAAGGGGTTCGTTCGGCCCTGCCGCCGATGGAGGTCGAGTTTTCTCTTGAAAGCCGTAGGCATAGAGCATGAATCAATCAGTCTTGAGGGACTAAAACATTCTTTTTCCCACTGCTCTGCTTTCTCTCTGTTTTGCTCTGTGTTGTGGTGAAAAGAGAGCAGTTTGGCTTCAGAACATGAAGCACATAAACAATTTGGGTTCTTTATCTCTATTTACAATGGGGTTTTAGTATCTTCGTTTAATTCCTTTCCCAACTTTAAAGCATTTGATCCTGTTAAGAATATATTCAAATTTTGTGAGACTATGATTTCCCTACTGTTTATATGATTAGAAACTTCAATTGCCATATAGCAAATATTACCCATGAACTGGGAATCTTGGTTTATATGTTAATTGTGAAAAGGTAAAATACCAAACTTGCATTGCTAGATGCAAAATCCTTCTTCTTACTCTGCCTTCATAGCAAATTCTGTTCTCAAGTATAAGGGGGTCCACACTTGCATGCGTAAAGCATATATTAACTAGTACATATTCCTACTTGGGGAGAATTACAATTTACAACCTTATACACACTTCTAGATTAGCAAATAACATTTTATCTTTACGTCTTAGTAGTAAACACTAGCATAAAAGATTATAAAGAAATAGTAAATATACATTTTTCCCCCTTGCTTTAAAAACAAACTTGTTGTAAAAGAACGTTTTCCTATTTTTAGGTGACTGTATCCAGAGTTACACATTCAAAATAAACACTGCAAATCTTATGTCTAGGATATGTAACGCGTATGAATCACACTCAGTTATATACTGATTCCCCCTCTTATTTAAACCTGATTAAGCACTCTATCAAGTACAACTtatgttttataaaaatatatatacatgaaTTTAGTTAGaccatttttacataaaaaagcaGCAACTGCTTTATCAGACGCATAAATGTTAAGGGTACAAAACTAACAGAATGATTCGCAAACTATGAGAAGCCTTAATAAGGTCTAGAAACGAATCAGCTTTATCCATGAAATTTTTCACAAGTGCAGTGTAATAGAACAAACCAAGGTAACTAATAACAGTTTGCTTGCAAGTTTGTACTACATATTCAATCATACATTACAACGATAGCTGCACGCATTAAGCGATGAATGTGTGAACTATAGAACAGAATCATAACATCGTACAAACACTGATAATTCCTGTGCATAATTTGATACTGAAAACCGAATAAACAGACCGCACTTAACATTAGTTTAGTGCACTAGTGCCTCACGCTTACATTTGGTTTAAGTAAAGCTTTCATAAGAATGACCACCGTTCCAAACATTCACAAATCACAAGAATAACTAAACAGGAAACCTTGAATAAAATGTGAGAATTCAAACATCAACCCTTGCGCCAACTGTTGGCCATCTAATGCTGCTCATGCTTGTCAAATATTTGCAACGACAACTGCCGGGGCTTGGCATTTGCAGCACAATCTTGCGGACGACTTTCAAAGGTAATTGAAGATCAGAAAAATAGAAGATAAACACAAACTAACCAAAACAGAGACAAGGACTATTGTTAAGTCCTGTGGCTCTGGAGAAAGATTGCTCCTGTCAATCAATTCTTAATCTCTTCAAGAGCATGGCAAACTTGCAAAAATAAATTGATGATCTCTCCAAATTGAAGAACAATATCACAGGTATCCACCTGGTATTGAACTTTTCCTTCTAAGTTTGCCAAACTTAAAAGAAAACAAGACCCTCAGAGTGGCATGCAGACCACTAAAGGAGCTTTTATCCTTCAACTATAAAAGTTGGATCCTCAATACCATGTTCCCCATTTGCATCACCAAGGTGATGACAAAAATGACAGGACATGATACATGAGGCGTTTGCATTCAAGACCCACATATAATTAGTAAAAATTCCATATTACAAATAGTAACCAGATATGCTGCTACCCCTTTGTAACACTCAATACTTCATGAGTATTAGATCACAGTACTTCTGCAATCTGAACTGTAATGGAAGGCAACCAAAATTGCCAAGCTTGGTAAGCTCACATATTAAAGCATtttgagcaaaagaagaggggGAAATTGCTGGAGAATGAAaatatagaaactccaccatggTTGTACGggtgatacaaataaaaaaagccAGAGAACCAGAGTGTGAATGAGTGAAAGATAAAGCTGGGCAGAACTGTAAAAGCATTAGGCTTTCCCAGTGGATGGTGTTTAAGGAAGGTAGGCTTATTTGCAACCTTACTACCACAAGTGGAGAGATTATTTCCAGCATTCGAACTCGTGATTACCACATCACAAGTCATCACCCGTACCATTGAGGTGAAGACTTAACCTCCAGCTAAAATACTAACGTTATTTTCAAAGCAAATTATTCACGCATACAAAGCAATTCATATTATGGTAACTCCATAATATGTGGAAACTCAAAATCCTCACGCACAAAGAAACTACAATTCAGGAGCCTCAATGAAGTTCATCTCAATTCTCAAGTAGCACTGTTGCCAACTTCAAAAATACCAACCTCATGAACATGAAATAGAAGACAGAAGAATCAAGAATAATGACCACCtgtaaacatttaacataaacaTGTAATATGAATGGAAGAAAGACTATAGACAACAAAAATAACTCCCGATGCAAAAGAATTTCAAAGGGAAAGGCTTACCGCGAGGGAGTGAAAGGATAAAACTCATTTAACACTATCTCAGTCAGTGATGGCTATATACTGAAAAGTTCAACACAAAAAGAAAAGGTTTGTCTAAATTACAATTTGCCATGAGCTTTCCACCTCCTGGACAGACTGTCATATCTGTCCCTCGCAGTCCTACTATCTCTATAGAATGCATCCTTCAACTTTGCCATTGTGGACTCATATATCATGATCTTCCTATCCAGCATGTCTTCTGCTGACCTTTTCACCTCCGAGAGCCGGCCCAGCTGACAAAGACCAAGTAGCACCTCATTGGCAGCATCACTGAGCGGCTTAATATGATTCTCAACCATGTAAGTCCAAATCGATTGCGCTGCCTCAGGATCATCACGATCAAAGAACATTGCAATGGCCGAGGTACAGTTGGTACTGGTGGGCGGGCACTCGTTCTTCACCATCTCGTTGAAGAACCTCTCGGCCACATGAACCTTCTTGTTCCTCACCAAACACTCAAAAACAATGTTATAAGTGAGGGAGTCAGGGAAAACACCCTGAAAGGCCATCTGATCGAGCAGGCGAAAGGCGTGATCTATCTGATTGTTATTGCAAAGCAAGCCAATGACAGCATTGTACATTACTAAGTTAGGGACTACCAAGGCACTCTCAAGCATGACATCCCACAAAATAACAGCATTAGCGGCATCGTTTTGCTTGATGATAATATCAAGAGCATTGGTAAAGAATTTCAAACCTGGGAAGCAGTCATGGTCCTTCATCACCTTCAAGAACTTGACAGCCTCATCAACCTGCAATGCACGAACCAATGTCATCAAGAAAGCATCGTAGGCAGCCATGTTCTTCCTATCCCAACCAATTCTAACCACCATCTCGCCGAACGTGCTCTTGGCCTTGGCGGCATTTCCTTCCTTCTCCCAGCCCTCCAGCAAAATGGCGAAAGTATCCCCGTCGGGAGGAATCTTGCCCTTGATCTTGTGGAAGAAGTCCAATGCGACGGTTGTCTGATTATCCTCGCGGCAGATGGCGCTGAGGAGGGAATTGACGGCAACAACGTCGGGCTGAATGCCGTACCTGTCCATAACATCGAAGCTCATAAAGGCTTCATTGAACCTGCCAGCAGTGCAGTAGCTCTCGAAAACGGAGACAAAGGTGGGCAATGCCAGCTGCTTTTGCTGCTTCATGGACCTGATGGCGTCCCACATGTACTCAAACACCCCGTTCTTCCCCAACAGGTCCACCATCAAGTTCCAGGCGTGGCCCGAGTGCTTTTGAAGCTGCCCGGCCCACCGGAAGAACTTCACGGCCGACGACGGCACGCTGTAGCACAGCCCGAGGACCTCGTGGACCTCATCGTGGGAAGGCCGGATCCCGCAGTTAGTTAGGGCAGTTTCGATGTCGTTAGGAGGGGTTCGCGTCAGCAGCTCGCACAGTTTTCTCGCATTTGGGGACACGTGCACCGCGTCCCGGTGTGATGGGAATTGGTTCGGTCGTTGGGGTTTCGGAATCTTCGCTTCTTGTTGCTGTTTGTTGGAGGCAGTGCTTCTTCTGGGGTTTGACGCCAATGCCTCCATGATTGGGTTTGATTTTGGGTTTTGAGATAAACCCCAACTCGAGAGAGGATCACAGATTTCTTAGATTGAATTGGAGAAACCAATATCGAATGTTTGAATGTTTGAATTGAGATAATTTCGGGTCTCTGTAGACTGGCAGAGGCGGAAGCACAGAAGGCTGGCGACGACGATTGCGGCCAGTCCAAACTCGCCGGTAACTGGGAACACTGCAAAATAAGCACAACTTTTTTCTGTTTccgtttccttttctttttctttttttatatcaaatttataaAATACGAGAATTTTCGTTTTGAAAACTAGAGAAAATGAGAAAGAGCTTTTGATCGGGGgagatttaaatttttaagaatttgaaaatatatttaaattttttactttctCAAAATCTAATACACTGATTCTATGTTTATTTGGATTTAGTAGactaaatgaaaaaattaaatatgattttcGTTGTACTGATTTGATTGATATATAGATGCATTTATGTATAAGTATGAGAATTTTTAAAATAGGACAAATTAAACTTAGAAATCGATATGTTCAGATTTTGAAAAAGTCagaatttaaatgtattttttaatcTTCAAGAATATAAATATCTACGGACAAAAAAATCAAAGAcctatttatcattttctctaaAAACTATTATATGGCGCTTTAGTTACTTTGTCCTAATTAATTTTCTATGTTCTAACAAAGTAAAaggttaaatatatttattattttaatattttgtttatatatcttttatttttaattaatcaccATTTGAACCATATTTTGATCATGACTAAAGAAGGCTCTACtagaatttttaaatagaaaaaaaatttggtgcaacgCAATACTAAAAAAGTTAGAATTAGATCTAACGTTAACTTAAATCAACCAAATAAAGACGTGGAGATTGCTACTCCATGTGTTGAGAAGAATCAACCAACCAATATAAATATGGTCATCAAACAAATATATGTACTGATAATCTGATGGAGAAGACAGTAAATCAGGAGACCGAAagtgaagaaaaataaatagactcTCGAGACCAAACCTCCACtgaaaaaaataaccaaaatgaaaagaactaagaaattggAAGTGATCCTTGAGGAAATGAAGCTCCTCCTGATTTTGGGCCTTGGATATTGGTTGAACGCCATATTAGGCGAAAAAATATCCTAAATAATTAAGGAAAGATCGGAGGTATGATTGATCAAGATCTTCCTATAAATCAGGAAAGAGATGATGAGGGAGATATGGCCATTAATGCTAACGGCTCGCGATTCAATACCTTGCACGAGGAAAAAACAGACATGACGTCTAAGAATTCCATGTCATCGTGGCCTTGAATATGTCTAATGGGCTTGGTCCTGAAAAGCCCATGTTGTGAACAATAAAAGTTAATCTACTCAAAAAAATATTACAGATTGGGGCCGGTAAAAACTCACAAAGTAGTAAAAAAGGCCTTCATAACAAAGCTGGTGCCCACAGTGCTGACAAAGGAGTGAAACCCACCTCTAATAGCAAGGTTCCACCTCCTTCTCTTGAAGGTTCTAAGATCCCTATTCTTATGACTCCAAAGAAGAAATCTCCAAAAGCAAAAGACATGGAAGGGTAGTGATAAATTATATATGACATCTTCAAAAGGAACAATATGAAGCTTATGATGCTATGAAGCAAGTATTTTCTGGTCAGGAAAGTTTTGCAGTAAGGAATAATCAT is a window encoding:
- the LOC112783775 gene encoding pentatricopeptide repeat-containing protein At5g15010, mitochondrial, whose protein sequence is MEALASNPRRSTASNKQQQEAKIPKPQRPNQFPSHRDAVHVSPNARKLCELLTRTPPNDIETALTNCGIRPSHDEVHEVLGLCYSVPSSAVKFFRWAGQLQKHSGHAWNLMVDLLGKNGVFEYMWDAIRSMKQQKQLALPTFVSVFESYCTAGRFNEAFMSFDVMDRYGIQPDVVAVNSLLSAICREDNQTTVALDFFHKIKGKIPPDGDTFAILLEGWEKEGNAAKAKSTFGEMVVRIGWDRKNMAAYDAFLMTLVRALQVDEAVKFLKVMKDHDCFPGLKFFTNALDIIIKQNDAANAVILWDVMLESALVVPNLVMYNAVIGLLCNNNQIDHAFRLLDQMAFQGVFPDSLTYNIVFECLVRNKKVHVAERFFNEMVKNECPPTSTNCTSAIAMFFDRDDPEAAQSIWTYMVENHIKPLSDAANEVLLGLCQLGRLSEVKRSAEDMLDRKIMIYESTMAKLKDAFYRDSRTARDRYDSLSRRWKAHGKL
- the LOC112783776 gene encoding NDR1/HIN1-like protein 13 translates to MPTAFKRKLDLHRRQGRTNPLIWLAAILCTIIAIAVVIAGIVVFIAYLVIHPRVPVISITNAHLDLLRNDYAGLLQTQLTVIVRAHNGNAKAHATFSDISFNISFQGQGIAVLVADSLEVPKNSTKDLNYVIQSSSIPLTPDQMEKVDDSWKKNEIAFDFKGNARTRWRIGPVGSVKFLCRLNCQLKFHPLNGSYIPNRCTSKSK